AGGTATAAAGTATCACGGCCGACCTGCTATTTTTGGCAACGATGGATTTGTGTTCGATACCCATTTAGATACATCTGATAGTGTTAATTATCCAGTAATCTACACAATAAATGAACCATATTATGCAAGAAGCTGGTTCCCATGTAAGGATGTACCGAATGATAAAGCCGATTCAGTTGACATTTTTATAACAGTTCCCGATACTCTGGTAGCTGCCAGTAACGGTTGTCTTGTATCAATATATGAAGCAGAACATGGTTTTAAAAAATATCACTGGAAAGAAAATTACCCTATTTCAACTTACCTTGTTGCTATGTATATTAGTAATTACTATTCCTGGAGTCAGGAATATCCAGGTATAAAAAAAATGCCAATTTTTTACTGGGTGTTCCCCGAAGACTCGGTAAGAGCGAAAGAGAAACTACCAGTTACCCTGGAAATGATGGAGTTTTTCTCATCAATATGGGGCGAATACCCCTTCATAAATGAAAAATACGGACAGGTACAAATTACCTGGCCCGGAGGCATGGAAAACCAAACCTGCACTGGTATTGGTAGTTTCGACAGGTTGCTGATATGTCATGAACTTGCCCACCATTGGTGGGGAAACATGATCACCTGTGCAAACTGGAGAAACCTATGGCTAAACGAGGGTTTTGCAAGGTATGCCGAAGCTCTCTGGTTAGAGCATAAATATGGCAAACAGACCTTACATTCCTACATGAATCTTTTAAATAGACCTAACCTATGGAATAATTACACTCTTTACCTTCAAGACACAACCAATCCAGCTAAAATGTTTGATCTCACAGTTTACGATAAAGGAGCCTGGGTTTTACATATGCTGCGAAAAGTTGTTGGTGATACAAATTTTTTTAAAATTTTCAAAGAATACCGAAAAAGATTTGAATATCGGTCCACAACTACGGAGGACTTTCAAAGGGTGTGCGAATACATCTATGGTGACACTCTGAATTGGTTTTTCGACCAATGGGTGTACTCAGGTGGCATACCCAATTACTATATAACATATAGATTCTATTTTGGCAATGATAAAAATACTGTATACATAAAGATCAATCAAGGTCAAGCACAGAGCCCTTTCACTATGCCATTGGATATTCAAATAATTTCTAATACTAAGGACACCATTATCTCAGTATGGAATAATCAAAGAGTTCAGGAATATTATATTTACCTACCTGAAACCTTCGTACCTGAATCGGTAAAAGTGGACCCTGACGATTGGGTTTTAAAAACAATAAGTTATTCTAATATAATACCTGAATTGGGATACTACCCTGAAGGTATTCTCCTTTTGCAACCCTTCCCGAACCCATTCAATGATGTTTTAAATATTCCATTTTATATACCCGATGAGACCCCATTTAGAATTGATATCTATAACTTAATAGGTCAAGATATCGAGACACTAGTCAATAATAAATCAAAAAAGGGATACAATAAAATAATCTGGAATCCAATGAATATCCCTAGTGGAATATATTTTATAAAACTTAAACACAAAGATGGAACATTGTTTAAAAAAGTGCTTTATCTAAAATAGCAATGTTCTTTTTAACATTATGTTAAAAAAGATGTCTATTTATAATGAAAAAAATTAAATTGATCTTGCGATGAGAAGTTCTTTATTGATAATACTCATAATCATAATTTCAACATCATTAGAAGCACAATACTTCGGGAAAAATAAAGTTACATATGAACAATTTCAATGGAAAATTTTGCAAACATCCCATTTTGATATTTACTTCTATGAAGGAGGAGAAAACTTAGCACACTTCGCAGCAAAAATCGCTGAGGAAGCTTACGATGATTACTCTACTATTCTGCGTTGGAAAATAAATAAAAGGATAGTACTAATAATATACAATTCCCATAGTGATTTCCAGCAGACAAATGTTACTCTTGAAACACTGACAGAGGGTATTGCCGGTTTTACCGAATTATTCAAAAACAGAGCCGTTGTAGCTTATGACGGCTCCTATGATAACTTCAGACATGTAATAAGGCACGAACTCGTGCATGTATTCATCAATGATTTAATTTACGGTGGCAATATTTCAAGTGTCGTTTCGGGAGCTGTAACCCTAAACATACCTTTGTGGATGCATGAAGGTTTAGCTGAATTTATATCTATAGGATGGGACGATAAAGCCGATTTGATTCTAAGGGATCTTGTCATAAATAAACAGGTACCAAGATTTTCCAATCTCAATGGATATATGGCATATAAGGGGGGGCAATCTTTTTACTATTTTGTAACAGAGAGGTACGGACTTGAAAAAATAGGTGAATTATGGTCCAACATGAAAGGGAAAAAATCTGTTTCCCGAGGAATAAAAACAACCTTTGGAATCGAACCTGTAAAACTTGAGGAAAAGTGGCAGAAATGGCTAAAAAAGAAATTCTGGCCAGATTATCAGGATAGATCAGACATTGAAGATATAGCAAAAAAACTCACTGATCATGAAAAAGTAAATAGTTACTATAATGTCAGTCCTGCAATTTCCCCAAATGGAAACATGATTGCCTTTATGTCGGATAGGGATGGATACGCAGATATATTCCTGATATCAGCTCTCGATGGTAAAATGCTGAAAAAACTTGTAAAAGGGCAAAGAACTCCGGAACTCGAAGAATTAAAATGGTTAAATCCAAAACTCAGCTGGTCCCCTGACAACAAAAAAATAGTCCTTGCAGTAAAAAGCAAATTCCACGATGCTCTTCTTTTTGTCGATGTAAAAACAGGGAAACAGGAAAAAGTCACCTTCGATGAAGTTGATGAGATCTATACTGCCGATTGGTCGCCCGATGGTGAAAATATAGCTTTCATTGGTCTAAAAAATGATCGAACTGACCTTTATATCTATAGTATAAAAGATAAAAAACTCATAAGGTTAACAAATGACCAGTTCTCAGATTTTGAGCCAAGCTGGTCACCAGATGGAAAAAAAATTGCGTTTGTTTCTCAAAGAGGACTTTCTACTGATACTATAAAGTATGATAATGGCAACGTTGATTTTAACTCCTTCAATTATGCTGAAAAAGACATTTTTATATATGATCTTGTGACTAAAAAAGTAGAAAGGGTAACGGACACTCCCTGGGACGAAGAGTCCCCAATCTGGGCAAACACCAAAAATGCAATAATCTATACATCTAACTATAATGGTATATCAAACATTTTCGTCATCAATCTTGATACAAAAGAGAAAAAAGCAATTACAAATGTATCAACAGGAATATACCAAATTTCAATTTCTGATGATGATACCAAGCTATCATTTGCTGGATATTGTGATTTTGGCTGGGATATATACATTTATAGTAACCCATTAGATAAACCTGATGTAAAGGAGAAAATTAAACCAACAATATTTGCTAAAGAATTCCTCAAAGACACTGATAAAAACATAAGATATTATCCAATTTTTAAACCATCCAAAAAGAAAACGGAGTTAAGTAAAACAAAGATAATCAAACGGGGGAAGGACTTTTCCAGATATATCTTCGCACCGGGATATGAGAACTGGCAAATACCACAAAGACAGGACTCAATTTATAACAAACAAAGTGAAGGAGAAATAAGCCAGGATTCAGTAAGAATTAAAGAATACAAGACTAAATTCACTCTCGATCTTGTATACAGCTATTTCTCATATAGTTCTCTATGGGGATACAACGGCATAGCTGTTTTTGTAATAAGCGATATCCTCGGGAATAATAGGATAACTATAGCTACAGAGAACAATATTAATCTTAAAAACAGTGATTATTATATCGCTTATGATTATTTAGCTAAAAGAACAGACTATTCATTCTTGATCTTTAACAATGCCGACTTTATATCAGTATCGTCCTATAGCTTGCCAGAACCACTACTCTACAGATTCAGAAACTACGGTGGCTACATAGCTGCTATATACCCAAAGTCTATATATGAGAGGATTGAAATTTCTGTTTTATCATATAATGTAAAAGCTGAGGGTTTTGGATATTTTACAGGACAAAAATACTATGAGTATAATATTAATACAATATTGCCAGGGATAAACTGGGTATATGATAATTCCCTCTGGAGTTACTTTTATCCTATCGATGGTTGGAGGATATGGGTAGGATTAATTACAAGTCCAAAATATAAAAATACAAGTCTTTCCTTTACCACTGTAAAAGCTGATATTAGAAAGTATTTTAAGACAAGTTTTGAGTACTCTTTTGGCATAAGATTATCTATGGGAATGAGCAATGGAGAAAATCCTCAGAGGTTCTTTGTCGGTGGAGAAGAAAATTGGATGAATTACAGATTGAGCAGAAGACATAATTATGGTAACCTGAGCGATTTATATTTTTCTGAGTTTATCACTCCATTAAGAGGGGCAAGGTATTACGAAAGAGAAGGTACGCGATTCTTTCTTATCAATGCTGAATTTCGATATCCCTTTATAAAATACCTGTCACTTGGCTGGCCACTCCCAATGACAATGGGTGGAATTCATGGAGTAACATTCCTCGACATTGGTTCTGCCTGGTATGGAAACGATTTTCATCCCTTTGGTAAAGACACTTATCGCGGATATTATATGGATGATCTTGTGATGGGAACAGGATTTGGAACACGTATATATGTAGGAATAGCTCTTTTGAAAATAGATGTTGCCTGGAGATATGATCTTGACAGGTGGTATAAACCGCTATGGATGTTTTCACTTGGTGTAGATTGGTAAATTTTTAATATAGAATAGATGTTGCTATTATAAAATATACCGAAGTCCCAACGATATCGCATATTGTTGTGATAAGAGGGGTGCTGGCTGTAGCTGGATCTCTTTTTAGTTTTGTGAAAATAAAGGGTAGTGACATTCCCAATAAACTCCCAACAATAACATTTACCACCATTGTCAAAAAGACAATAATGGATATTTTTATACCACCTCTTGCAATACCAATAAAAAATATCCCAACTCCTGCCGTAATACCAAGAGCTATTGAAATCAACAATTCTTTGCCAATAAGTCTTGCCCAATCATTTAATCTAACATTTCCTATTGCAAGCGCTCTCACCATTAGTGTGGAACTCTGAGACCCTGCATTCCCAGCCGTTGCAATTATAACTGGTAAAAATGTAACAAGAACCGCATATTTTGCAATTGTACCCTCAAAAAAACTAATCACTCCTCCTGAAAAAATATTCATAAATAAAAGAACAAGAAGCCATGGCATTCTACCCCTATATAAGCTCCTAAAAGACATCTCTTTAATATTCGTAACGAGGTCTTCCTCCTCTGTAAGACCAACACCACCTAACTTCCTGAAATCCTCTGTACTTTCTTCTTCCATAACATCTATAATATCATCAACGGTAACAATCCCAATTAAAACTCCATGTGAATCAGTAACAGGTAACGCAATAAGATCATATTGCTTAACTAACTGGACAGCCTTTTCCTGGTCTTCATATGCAGAAATGGATACAAAATGTCTATCCATTAACTTTTCAACTTTATCGTCAGGATTTGCTAAAATAAATCTCCTGATCGGTATATCATCTATCAATTTCCCATTATCATCTATTACATAGACCATATCAATTGTCTCTGCATCTTTACCATTTTTACGGATATAATCCATAGCCTCCTTAACTGTCCAGTAAGGCTTTACAGCTACATATTCTGGTGTTATTAATCTTCCCACAGTATTTTCGGGATATGCAAGAATTTGAAGAGTTTCTTTCCTCTCTTCTGGCGGGAGTAACTCAAGCAACATTTTAGTAATATTTCCTGGCAACTCCTCAAAAAGCTCTGTCCTTTCATCAGGCTCAAGCTCCAGTATCAGGTCCCGAATCTGCCTTTCGTTCAATTTTTTAAGAATAGCTTCCTGCTTAGAATGCTCCATTTCTGTAAATGTATCGCCAGCTTGTTCTCGTGATAATAACAAGAATAAAATGCCTGCCTCCTCGTCAGACAGCCCTTCAAGAAGATCAGCTATATCTGATGGGTGACAATCCTTCAGAAACTCCTTAAGACTTCTGAAGTCCTTATCTTTAATTAATTCTCTTATTTCCGGAATAACAAGCTCCCTAAACATTGTTCAAATAAATCTTTTAATAAAACTATGTATTATTTATCAATCATTTCATACCTCTCAAGTACATAATGAGCTCTATTTAGTAGAGATTTTGGAGATATCGAACTTCCTACTGCCTCTTTCATCCATTGATCAGGGGTTACTTCTCCAATTTTACACATTCTCAACATTTCTTCGCCAACGATTTTACCCTTCATATAATCTTCTATTTGGAACTGAATAATATGACCAATAGGATAATCCGGAAGATATAAACCTGCGTCTATCATGTGTGAATATATCGCAAGAATAGGTTCATCTTTTATTCCAAAAACAGGATAAAAATATTTATTCCATACTTCCTTAGAAATCTTTATAACGGCATTTTTTAACTCCTCCGTTGTAGCATCCGGGTTATTATACATCCATTTCCAGACACCAATATCAACAAGTGATACACCAGCAATCTCACATACGGACCATAGCTGATGTAAGATATTCAAATCCCCCTGATCAGAATCGTCTAAACCTAATAATTGTAAATCTCTTTTTTGAAATAAAAATGCAAACGCTTCTGTGAATGCAGTATTAGGAACACCATGAAGAAAATAATAGTCAATCATATTCAACGATATTACCTGCTCTGTGTTATGACCAAGTTCATGAATCGCAATGTTATATGCCTTATAATCCATACCTTCCTCAGAAAACCTTGTACGGAGATGTGCTTTATCGTCCCTTCTTTCTGCACCCATCGCATGTCCGGCTCCTCTTGCAGGATCAACTTCTATTTTACTTGCAATAAATGTTGCTATATCTTTATCAAAACCAAGCTTCATTAAAATGCTAGGAATATCTTTCTCAAATGCTTCTATATCAGGACATCTCTCTTTTACTAACCTGTCAAGTTCTTCCTGTTTGTATTTACTCTGTCCCCTTAACCCTGTATACCATATATCAAAAGGTTCCAGTTTTCTTCCCAGCTTTTTCTCAATTATCTTTGCAGTTCTTCTGAATTCATCTGACGACAATAGCTCATCTAACATTTTTACTACTGTGTCCTCAGGTATTTCTCGATCTAGATTAAATCTTCTATCAATAAAGGTAGGATAAGATGGATAATATTGATCCATCCTTTTCTCAGCATTAAAAATAGCGAGTAAATGCTTATATCGTGTATTAGGTTCTGGAGT
Above is a genomic segment from Candidatus Neomarinimicrobiota bacterium containing:
- a CDS encoding T9SS type A sorting domain-containing protein, with product MKKLITSIFILILTVKNIIYPQLNPDWILTEIENRKKNFQLLKTTLETLPNVKRDNYNVTYYRIEIKVDIDSSIIYGNTLIKAISNENNLSEINLDFYGVGENILIDEFYENVRDTSISRNILKINLQTPVESGKIFTIGIKYHGRPAIFGNDGFVFDTHLDTSDSVNYPVIYTINEPYYARSWFPCKDVPNDKADSVDIFITVPDTLVAASNGCLVSIYEAEHGFKKYHWKENYPISTYLVAMYISNYYSWSQEYPGIKKMPIFYWVFPEDSVRAKEKLPVTLEMMEFFSSIWGEYPFINEKYGQVQITWPGGMENQTCTGIGSFDRLLICHELAHHWWGNMITCANWRNLWLNEGFARYAEALWLEHKYGKQTLHSYMNLLNRPNLWNNYTLYLQDTTNPAKMFDLTVYDKGAWVLHMLRKVVGDTNFFKIFKEYRKRFEYRSTTTEDFQRVCEYIYGDTLNWFFDQWVYSGGIPNYYITYRFYFGNDKNTVYIKINQGQAQSPFTMPLDIQIISNTKDTIISVWNNQRVQEYYIYLPETFVPESVKVDPDDWVLKTISYSNIIPELGYYPEGILLLQPFPNPFNDVLNIPFYIPDETPFRIDIYNLIGQDIETLVNNKSKKGYNKIIWNPMNIPSGIYFIKLKHKDGTLFKKVLYLK
- a CDS encoding PD40 domain-containing protein, with product MRSSLLIILIIIISTSLEAQYFGKNKVTYEQFQWKILQTSHFDIYFYEGGENLAHFAAKIAEEAYDDYSTILRWKINKRIVLIIYNSHSDFQQTNVTLETLTEGIAGFTELFKNRAVVAYDGSYDNFRHVIRHELVHVFINDLIYGGNISSVVSGAVTLNIPLWMHEGLAEFISIGWDDKADLILRDLVINKQVPRFSNLNGYMAYKGGQSFYYFVTERYGLEKIGELWSNMKGKKSVSRGIKTTFGIEPVKLEEKWQKWLKKKFWPDYQDRSDIEDIAKKLTDHEKVNSYYNVSPAISPNGNMIAFMSDRDGYADIFLISALDGKMLKKLVKGQRTPELEELKWLNPKLSWSPDNKKIVLAVKSKFHDALLFVDVKTGKQEKVTFDEVDEIYTADWSPDGENIAFIGLKNDRTDLYIYSIKDKKLIRLTNDQFSDFEPSWSPDGKKIAFVSQRGLSTDTIKYDNGNVDFNSFNYAEKDIFIYDLVTKKVERVTDTPWDEESPIWANTKNAIIYTSNYNGISNIFVINLDTKEKKAITNVSTGIYQISISDDDTKLSFAGYCDFGWDIYIYSNPLDKPDVKEKIKPTIFAKEFLKDTDKNIRYYPIFKPSKKKTELSKTKIIKRGKDFSRYIFAPGYENWQIPQRQDSIYNKQSEGEISQDSVRIKEYKTKFTLDLVYSYFSYSSLWGYNGIAVFVISDILGNNRITIATENNINLKNSDYYIAYDYLAKRTDYSFLIFNNADFISVSSYSLPEPLLYRFRNYGGYIAAIYPKSIYERIEISVLSYNVKAEGFGYFTGQKYYEYNINTILPGINWVYDNSLWSYFYPIDGWRIWVGLITSPKYKNTSLSFTTVKADIRKYFKTSFEYSFGIRLSMGMSNGENPQRFFVGGEENWMNYRLSRRHNYGNLSDLYFSEFITPLRGARYYEREGTRFFLINAEFRYPFIKYLSLGWPLPMTMGGIHGVTFLDIGSAWYGNDFHPFGKDTYRGYYMDDLVMGTGFGTRIYVGIALLKIDVAWRYDLDRWYKPLWMFSLGVDW
- the mgtE gene encoding magnesium transporter, with product MFRELVIPEIRELIKDKDFRSLKEFLKDCHPSDIADLLEGLSDEEAGILFLLLSREQAGDTFTEMEHSKQEAILKKLNERQIRDLILELEPDERTELFEELPGNITKMLLELLPPEERKETLQILAYPENTVGRLITPEYVAVKPYWTVKEAMDYIRKNGKDAETIDMVYVIDDNGKLIDDIPIRRFILANPDDKVEKLMDRHFVSISAYEDQEKAVQLVKQYDLIALPVTDSHGVLIGIVTVDDIIDVMEEESTEDFRKLGGVGLTEEEDLVTNIKEMSFRSLYRGRMPWLLVLLFMNIFSGGVISFFEGTIAKYAVLVTFLPVIIATAGNAGSQSSTLMVRALAIGNVRLNDWARLIGKELLISIALGITAGVGIFFIGIARGGIKISIIVFLTMVVNVIVGSLLGMSLPFIFTKLKRDPATASTPLITTICDIVGTSVYFIIATSILY